In the genome of Pedosphaera parvula Ellin514, one region contains:
- a CDS encoding DUF6559 family protein: MIRHVKKYFVIRSYVRRLSHELAGRFGLRSFYKVEHVTQAVQRGGFSASFIAYAHAAFCDREDFKAYYQPLGAAYSYQDLRGLIADRYLSGRRDFDARTIIHKFRRGDYSSGNFYESGIGTDGSDSGGN; the protein is encoded by the coding sequence ATGATTCGGCACGTCAAAAAATACTTTGTCATTCGAAGTTATGTGAGGCGGCTGAGCCATGAGTTGGCAGGTCGCTTTGGTCTTCGGTCATTTTATAAAGTCGAGCACGTCACGCAAGCGGTGCAGCGCGGAGGATTTTCGGCGTCATTTATCGCTTATGCTCATGCGGCCTTTTGCGATCGTGAAGATTTTAAGGCTTATTATCAGCCGTTGGGGGCGGCTTATAGTTACCAGGATTTACGTGGCCTGATCGCCGACCGTTATTTGTCTGGACGGCGGGATTTTGATGCCAGGACAATCATTCACAAATTTAGGCGTGGTGATTATAGCAGTGGTAATTTTTATGAGAGCGGTATTGGCACAGATGGAAGCGACAGCGGTGGTAATTAG